A single window of Thalassoroseus pseudoceratinae DNA harbors:
- a CDS encoding DUF3467 domain-containing protein: MTDDANPDDQSKPSDQPWSEQIRHSQVGARVPSHVAKGVFSTGAVVLEGAQEFALDFLLRMAKPQQVVARVILTPYVLKRFADALRENLRMYENQFTDQRIKPLQTKSDENSEAKPAASDEESPSASPSVPEANVAMAGAGIDSNEQSADAQPANQSSNSGTSITELYDSLKFPDEMLAGVYANAVMIGHTPSEFSFDFITTFFPRSVVACRVFMSAGAAPVLLNSLTHAYDQHLRKRQQPPPPEASP; the protein is encoded by the coding sequence ATGACTGACGACGCCAACCCCGACGATCAATCGAAACCTTCGGATCAACCATGGAGTGAGCAAATCCGACACTCGCAGGTTGGCGCCCGTGTTCCGTCGCATGTTGCCAAAGGCGTCTTTTCGACCGGTGCTGTCGTTCTCGAAGGAGCTCAAGAATTCGCCCTGGATTTCCTGCTACGCATGGCGAAGCCACAACAAGTGGTTGCCCGCGTGATCCTGACACCTTACGTGTTGAAGCGGTTTGCTGACGCACTCCGGGAAAACCTGCGGATGTACGAGAACCAGTTCACCGATCAGCGGATCAAACCGCTACAGACGAAATCGGATGAGAACTCCGAAGCCAAACCGGCGGCGTCCGATGAAGAATCTCCTTCCGCGTCGCCATCGGTTCCCGAAGCCAATGTCGCGATGGCGGGGGCAGGGATTGATTCCAACGAGCAGTCCGCAGACGCCCAACCCGCAAACCAGTCGTCAAATTCCGGGACGTCTATCACTGAGTTGTACGACTCTCTGAAGTTTCCGGACGAAATGCTCGCCGGCGTTTATGCCAATGCAGTGATGATCGGGCACACGCCGTCGGAGTTTTCGTTCGATTTCATCACCACCTTCTTCCCACGCTCGGTAGTGGCTTGCCGAGTGTTTATGTCAGCCGGAGCGGCTCCTGTCCTTCTAAATTCGCTCACACACGCTTACGATCAACATCTTCGCAAACGCCAACAACCCCCACCACCTGAAGCGAGTCCGTAA
- a CDS encoding efflux RND transporter periplasmic adaptor subunit has protein sequence MVIRFWVTATVLGCIVSSFATGNAYAQSLGLEGFRAKDNAVPTSVTEDGKAVVLRNCSLSFVDNVDLAFQQGGVLDFIVAEGQQVDENETVAHIQDAVLLASFAVVSRQAENDIEVRYARKASEVQQMEYQRDLRANQSVPGTVSALRVDEQRLAVEKSLLQLEQAENSQAIERLRLKETQERLLQHRLRAPFAGTVRTIHKRRGEAVQEGEPVLELVNSDRVRVEGEIHVSEVSRIRVGMPVTVHLTYDGITESDRAIPFSGQVTSIDLKVEPVTLLVKVRAEVKNKNNLLKDGLTADMRIPLATPASER, from the coding sequence ATGGTCATTCGCTTTTGGGTCACAGCAACGGTGTTGGGTTGCATTGTGTCTTCGTTCGCGACCGGAAACGCCTATGCTCAATCCCTTGGCCTTGAGGGGTTCCGAGCGAAAGACAACGCGGTTCCGACCAGTGTTACAGAGGACGGCAAGGCCGTTGTCCTGCGGAATTGTTCCCTCTCGTTTGTGGACAACGTCGATCTTGCGTTTCAGCAAGGTGGCGTGCTCGACTTCATCGTCGCAGAAGGCCAACAGGTCGACGAGAATGAAACGGTTGCGCACATTCAAGACGCGGTCTTGTTAGCCTCATTCGCGGTCGTCTCGAGACAAGCGGAAAACGACATCGAAGTTCGCTATGCCCGCAAGGCGAGTGAAGTTCAGCAAATGGAATATCAACGCGACCTGCGTGCCAATCAATCAGTGCCGGGAACGGTCTCGGCTTTGAGAGTCGATGAGCAGCGTTTGGCGGTGGAAAAATCGCTGCTTCAGTTGGAGCAAGCTGAGAACTCTCAGGCGATCGAACGTCTCCGTCTCAAAGAAACGCAAGAACGCTTGCTCCAGCATCGTTTGCGGGCGCCGTTTGCAGGAACGGTTCGGACGATCCACAAGCGACGCGGAGAAGCCGTCCAAGAGGGGGAACCGGTTCTCGAACTGGTGAACTCTGACCGCGTTCGTGTCGAAGGGGAGATCCACGTCAGTGAGGTGTCCCGCATTCGCGTTGGCATGCCCGTCACCGTCCATTTGACTTACGACGGAATCACCGAATCCGACCGAGCCATTCCTTTCAGCGGACAAGTGACTTCTATCGATTTGAAGGTGGAACCGGTGACGCTGCTGGTCAAGGTTCGGGCGGAAGTCAAGAACAAGAACAACTTGCTCAAAGACGGTCTGACCGCGGACATGCGAATTCCGCTGGCTACCCCCGCATCAGAGCGGTAA
- a CDS encoding glutamine synthetase beta-grasp domain-containing protein encodes MATKSKLEYIWLDGYQPTQSLRSKTKIVKDFSGKVEDAPMWSFDGSSTEQAPGGSSDCLLKPVAVFPDPGRKDGWLVMTEVLNPDRTPHRTNGRATIDDDDGDFWFGFEQEYTIWDPDTDKPIGFPKVGYPGPQGPYYCSVGGGKAVGRDIVEEHLDLCLEAGLNVEGINAEVMMGQWEFQVFAKGAKQAGDEVWVARYLLERVAEGHGLAINWHCKPVKGDWNGSGMHANFSNTTLRECGDKSTYEAICKAFEPRIKEHIDVYGADNDMRLTGLHETQAIDKFSYGVSDRGASIRIPIGTVENGWKGWLEDRRPASNADPYMVASAIIATVKGAAVPA; translated from the coding sequence ATGGCTACCAAATCGAAACTTGAGTACATCTGGCTGGACGGTTATCAACCAACCCAAAGCCTGCGAAGCAAAACCAAAATCGTCAAAGATTTCAGCGGCAAAGTCGAAGATGCACCAATGTGGTCTTTCGATGGCTCGTCGACTGAACAAGCTCCCGGTGGTTCGTCGGACTGTCTTTTGAAGCCAGTCGCCGTCTTCCCGGATCCTGGCCGCAAAGATGGTTGGTTGGTGATGACCGAGGTGTTGAACCCCGATCGGACACCACACCGGACCAACGGTCGTGCCACCATTGACGACGATGACGGTGACTTCTGGTTCGGGTTCGAGCAAGAGTACACGATCTGGGATCCGGATACCGATAAGCCGATCGGCTTCCCGAAAGTCGGTTACCCAGGCCCACAAGGCCCGTACTACTGCTCCGTCGGTGGTGGAAAGGCCGTTGGTCGGGACATTGTCGAAGAGCACCTCGATCTCTGTCTCGAAGCTGGCTTGAACGTCGAAGGCATCAACGCCGAAGTGATGATGGGCCAATGGGAATTCCAAGTCTTCGCCAAAGGTGCGAAACAAGCTGGCGACGAAGTTTGGGTCGCTCGGTACTTGTTGGAGCGAGTTGCCGAAGGTCATGGCTTGGCGATCAACTGGCACTGTAAGCCAGTCAAAGGTGACTGGAACGGTTCGGGGATGCACGCCAACTTCTCGAACACGACGCTCCGCGAATGTGGTGACAAAAGCACCTACGAAGCGATCTGTAAAGCGTTCGAGCCACGAATCAAAGAGCACATCGATGTCTACGGTGCTGACAACGACATGCGGTTGACCGGTCTGCACGAAACGCAAGCCATCGACAAGTTCAGCTACGGTGTCTCCGACCGTGGTGCATCGATCCGAATTCCGATCGGAACCGTCGAGAACGGCTGGAAAGGTTGGTTGGAAGATCGCCGTCCGGCATCGAACGCCGACCCATACATGGTCGCTTCCGCGATCATCGCCACCGTCAAAGGTGCAGCGGTTCCTGCTTAG
- a CDS encoding neutral/alkaline non-lysosomal ceramidase N-terminal domain-containing protein produces MPRLLILCLTLAHLWIATPVDAAEPSLSWKAAAGSVVITPDRPLWMAGYASRNKPSEGTAQDLFAKVLVLEDNSQSRLAIVTLDLIGVPKEFREDIVAECRERFQLSPDSILLNASHTHCGPELRVFKIRHYGGDAAREAMAIEYTRGLVEKIVKLIGQTLDRLEPAQLEVTHGRAGFAMNRRLPTANGVINSPYPDGPVDHEVPVLKVLGKDDKLRAVLFGYACHNTTLSFYQFCGDYAGYAQEYLEAAHPGVTCLFMMGCGGDQNPYPRRTLDLAQQHGRALANAVETALEARQPRQVDGPLRVALGDVILDFQKPSQEDIESEAQSSNKYQRRHGERLLAELKENGRIQTEYAFPVQAVQLGDDITLVALPGEAVVDYSLLFKSELKDDSTNGPKIWVAGYSNHVFGYLPSRRVLEEGGYEGRRAMIYSAYPGPFAASVEDRVTAKVKELVRQVRSAPKKTQPQE; encoded by the coding sequence ATGCCCCGTCTTTTGATTCTATGTCTGACTCTGGCTCATTTATGGATTGCAACGCCGGTTGATGCGGCGGAACCGTCATTGAGCTGGAAAGCCGCGGCGGGCTCCGTTGTGATCACGCCGGATCGGCCACTGTGGATGGCTGGCTATGCGTCTCGGAACAAACCGTCCGAGGGGACAGCCCAGGATTTGTTCGCGAAGGTTTTGGTGCTTGAGGACAATTCCCAGAGTCGGCTGGCGATTGTCACGCTGGATTTGATCGGCGTGCCGAAAGAGTTTCGTGAGGACATTGTCGCGGAGTGTCGTGAGCGATTTCAGTTGTCACCCGATTCGATTTTGCTCAATGCGTCGCACACACACTGCGGCCCCGAACTGCGAGTCTTCAAAATTCGGCATTACGGTGGTGATGCAGCTCGCGAAGCCATGGCGATTGAATACACTCGTGGTCTTGTCGAAAAGATAGTTAAACTCATCGGGCAAACGCTGGACCGACTCGAACCTGCTCAATTGGAAGTCACACACGGCCGTGCCGGTTTCGCGATGAATCGCCGTCTGCCGACCGCGAACGGTGTGATCAACAGCCCCTACCCGGATGGTCCGGTGGATCACGAAGTCCCGGTGCTCAAAGTGCTTGGTAAAGACGACAAACTGCGGGCAGTCTTGTTTGGATACGCTTGCCACAACACGACACTCTCGTTTTACCAGTTTTGCGGCGACTACGCGGGATATGCTCAGGAGTATTTGGAAGCCGCCCATCCCGGAGTAACGTGCCTGTTCATGATGGGCTGCGGCGGGGATCAGAACCCGTATCCGCGGCGGACACTCGATCTCGCCCAGCAGCATGGCCGGGCTCTTGCGAACGCCGTCGAGACGGCTTTGGAAGCCCGCCAACCTCGGCAAGTCGACGGCCCATTGAGAGTGGCGTTGGGGGACGTGATCTTAGATTTTCAAAAGCCATCGCAAGAGGATATCGAGAGCGAAGCCCAATCGAGCAACAAGTATCAACGACGACACGGGGAGCGATTGTTAGCCGAACTGAAAGAGAACGGGCGAATTCAAACCGAGTACGCGTTCCCGGTCCAAGCCGTCCAATTGGGGGATGACATCACGCTGGTCGCACTTCCGGGCGAGGCAGTCGTCGATTATTCCCTGCTCTTCAAGTCGGAACTCAAAGACGACAGTACGAACGGGCCGAAGATATGGGTTGCTGGCTATTCGAACCACGTCTTCGGCTACCTGCCCAGTCGTCGTGTTCTGGAAGAAGGCGGTTATGAAGGGCGACGTGCAATGATTTACTCGGCCTACCCCGGTCCATTTGCGGCATCGGTGGAAGACCGCGTGACTGCCAAAGTCAAAGAACTCGTTCGACAAGTGCGATCCGCTCCGAAGAAAACGCAACCTCAGGAGTGA
- a CDS encoding YybH family protein — protein sequence MQYQYLRFAASTAVFTFALVCTASGVHAADDSQAHASIQARTQEFAKALEEGDAEKVAAFWTDQGEYVRDSVSIRGQKELTAAYQKYFESRPKLNVTVESNRVRLLAASTAIEDGRFLISNGDKVMGATGFSALYVKEDGVWSIALLREHADVPGLKDLEWLLGTWSTTGNGSEVETTYSWDHSKAFMRMEYTSKSEDGEETGSQMIGVDPVTGLPRSWLFSGDGGVNDGYWSRDGKKWIVEVSGWTADGGEVTARNILTPVDQDTFTWQSTERTLDGEPQPDTDVVKISRVQTEQ from the coding sequence GTGCAGTATCAATATCTACGCTTCGCGGCATCGACTGCCGTTTTCACCTTCGCACTTGTTTGCACAGCCAGTGGAGTGCATGCCGCCGATGATTCGCAAGCTCATGCGAGCATCCAAGCACGCACGCAGGAGTTCGCCAAGGCTTTGGAGGAGGGCGATGCCGAGAAGGTGGCCGCCTTCTGGACGGACCAAGGTGAATACGTTCGTGATTCAGTCAGTATTCGTGGGCAGAAGGAACTCACAGCAGCCTATCAGAAGTACTTTGAATCTCGACCAAAACTGAACGTCACAGTGGAAAGCAACCGCGTTCGATTGTTGGCGGCAAGTACTGCCATTGAGGACGGCCGCTTTCTCATTTCCAATGGCGACAAAGTGATGGGAGCCACAGGATTCAGTGCTCTCTATGTCAAAGAAGATGGAGTTTGGTCGATCGCCTTGCTCAGAGAACATGCGGATGTGCCGGGTCTCAAAGACCTGGAATGGTTGCTGGGAACTTGGTCCACGACAGGCAACGGCAGCGAAGTCGAAACCACATACTCTTGGGACCACTCCAAAGCGTTCATGCGAATGGAGTATACATCCAAGTCGGAAGATGGTGAGGAAACCGGCAGCCAGATGATCGGCGTTGATCCGGTAACAGGGCTTCCAAGGTCTTGGCTGTTTTCCGGTGACGGTGGGGTGAATGATGGCTATTGGAGCCGAGATGGAAAGAAGTGGATCGTTGAAGTATCGGGATGGACGGCGGATGGCGGCGAAGTGACCGCAAGAAACATTCTCACTCCAGTCGATCAAGACACATTCACTTGGCAATCCACCGAACGCACACTCGATGGCGAACCGCAACCCGATACCGACGTCGTCAAAATCAGCCGGGTGCAAACCGAACAATAA
- a CDS encoding efflux RND transporter permease subunit encodes MARNSIAANLLMVILFGGGVWSAYVIQKEVFPQFQLDIVEIDVGYPGAAPTEVEQGILRPIEESVRGIEGIREITSEAREGRGSMLIELVAGRDRMLAFQDIDQAVSRIQTFPDDIEQPIVSLQSEQQEVMQINLYGPADAWTLRQLAEQLRDQLLAHENITQVDLDDPPEYVTHVEIPRERLREYGLTLPDIAQTIRASSQDVAAGAVQTTAGEVLLRVKGRRQRADEFAELELVSGSDGSAVLLGDIATIRDGFEEGGFHPQFDQTPAVELNIFRVGSQSPIDVAEAVEQTLKEFETGLPPGVTWRIDSNNADEFNRRLNLVKENALLAVIIVLLILSLFLEVRLAFWVMVGMAVSFIGGLLFLPLTGVSVNMISLFGFLVVLGIVVDDAVVVGENVYEKRQEEGDYLTAAIEGTREVSGPVVFSILTNIVAFVPLLFIPGETGKFWGPLPVVVIVVLSLSLLESLFILPAHLAHARDAGRKPNSLGSRLHRGQQAFSRGFSRLIEVVYQPILRFCLHWRYITTGVALALFLIVGGYATSTHMGMILMPEVSADEIEAGVRMPVGTTPAQAAEIAAVVTEATLRMFDEHNLHEVAQGVKTNVRRGNFIDVEIVMKPPDERDITANEVIELWRDQIGDLPGVYQVTFEAESGPGGHRPDISIDLSHSDIAVLEKASQDLLKRAESFTYTRDVSDNYNKGKSQYDFHLRPEGRALGLTDDELGDQLRGAFFGSLALRLLRGTNEIEVRVKLPEEQRQDIHHLEDLVIRTPNGLEVPLLEVADVEIDEAFTSINRRNGRRVINVSMDVEPKRAISQMISALNQKELPELRESYPGLTWTFQGSDAEMREATESLWGYFGLAVVVIYALLAIAFRDYVQPLIVLVAIPFGIVGAVIGHIILEYDISIVSIMGVIALSGVVVNDSLIMVDYANRRRDELSPMDAISQAGLRRFRPIMLTTATTFGGLIPLIFETSFQAQYIIPMAISLGCGILFATVIILVLVPCLYLIFEDLRFRPSHNQP; translated from the coding sequence ATGGCCCGGAACTCCATTGCAGCCAATCTGCTGATGGTGATTCTATTTGGTGGCGGCGTCTGGTCGGCTTATGTCATTCAGAAGGAAGTCTTTCCGCAGTTTCAACTCGACATCGTCGAAATCGACGTTGGTTACCCGGGTGCCGCCCCGACGGAAGTCGAACAGGGCATCCTGCGTCCCATTGAAGAATCGGTGCGTGGCATTGAGGGGATTCGCGAAATCACCAGCGAAGCACGAGAGGGCCGCGGCTCGATGCTGATTGAGCTCGTCGCTGGTCGCGATCGAATGCTTGCGTTTCAGGACATCGATCAGGCGGTGAGCCGGATTCAGACGTTTCCTGATGACATCGAGCAGCCCATTGTTAGCCTGCAGTCCGAGCAGCAGGAAGTCATGCAGATTAATCTGTACGGTCCGGCCGACGCTTGGACGCTGCGTCAGTTGGCCGAGCAACTCCGCGATCAGTTGCTGGCCCATGAAAATATCACGCAGGTCGATCTTGATGACCCGCCAGAATATGTCACGCACGTCGAGATCCCTCGCGAACGGCTACGTGAGTACGGGCTGACATTGCCGGACATTGCTCAGACAATTCGGGCTTCTAGTCAAGATGTCGCAGCCGGTGCGGTGCAGACCACCGCCGGCGAGGTGTTGCTCCGTGTGAAAGGCCGGCGACAGCGAGCGGATGAATTCGCCGAGTTGGAATTAGTGTCGGGCTCCGATGGTTCGGCTGTGTTGTTAGGCGACATCGCCACGATCCGTGATGGATTCGAGGAAGGCGGTTTTCATCCGCAATTTGATCAGACACCTGCGGTCGAACTCAATATCTTTCGCGTTGGTTCGCAATCACCGATCGATGTGGCTGAAGCCGTCGAACAGACTCTCAAAGAATTCGAAACCGGCCTGCCTCCCGGTGTCACATGGAGAATCGACAGCAACAACGCTGACGAGTTCAATCGCCGACTCAACCTGGTGAAAGAAAACGCACTGCTCGCAGTGATCATCGTACTGCTGATTTTATCGCTGTTTCTCGAGGTACGTCTGGCGTTCTGGGTGATGGTCGGCATGGCCGTTTCCTTCATTGGCGGATTGCTATTTCTCCCCCTAACCGGGGTCAGCGTTAACATGATTTCCCTGTTCGGCTTCCTAGTCGTTCTGGGTATTGTTGTCGACGATGCCGTTGTCGTCGGTGAAAACGTCTACGAGAAACGGCAGGAAGAAGGGGATTACCTCACCGCCGCCATCGAAGGCACACGCGAAGTCTCCGGCCCGGTCGTCTTCAGTATTCTGACCAACATCGTTGCCTTCGTGCCGTTGTTGTTCATCCCCGGCGAGACCGGAAAATTCTGGGGACCGTTGCCAGTGGTGGTGATCGTGGTGTTATCGCTATCACTTCTGGAATCGCTGTTCATTCTCCCGGCCCACTTGGCTCACGCACGAGACGCCGGTCGAAAGCCAAACAGCCTCGGCAGCCGATTGCATCGTGGTCAGCAAGCATTCAGTCGAGGGTTCAGCCGGCTCATTGAAGTCGTCTACCAGCCGATTCTGCGATTCTGCCTGCATTGGCGATACATCACGACTGGAGTGGCTCTCGCCCTGTTTCTGATCGTCGGAGGGTACGCAACGAGCACACACATGGGCATGATCCTAATGCCCGAAGTGTCCGCCGACGAAATTGAAGCGGGCGTCCGTATGCCGGTCGGAACCACACCCGCACAAGCAGCCGAGATCGCCGCCGTGGTGACCGAGGCTACCTTGCGGATGTTCGACGAGCACAACCTGCACGAAGTGGCCCAGGGCGTGAAGACGAACGTGCGACGCGGGAATTTCATCGACGTCGAAATTGTGATGAAGCCGCCCGATGAACGCGACATCACCGCGAACGAGGTGATCGAACTTTGGCGAGACCAGATCGGTGACCTGCCCGGCGTGTATCAGGTGACTTTCGAAGCCGAGAGCGGGCCCGGTGGTCACCGCCCTGATATCAGCATTGATCTCAGCCACAGCGACATTGCCGTGCTGGAGAAGGCCTCGCAGGATCTCCTGAAACGTGCTGAAAGTTTTACTTACACTCGCGACGTCAGTGATAACTACAACAAGGGGAAATCGCAGTACGATTTCCATTTGCGTCCGGAGGGACGAGCGTTAGGACTCACCGACGACGAACTCGGCGACCAGTTACGCGGTGCGTTCTTTGGTTCACTCGCTCTGCGTCTCTTACGCGGAACAAACGAAATCGAAGTCCGCGTCAAACTCCCCGAGGAACAACGACAGGATATCCATCACCTGGAAGACCTCGTGATTCGCACGCCGAATGGTCTAGAGGTCCCGCTGCTCGAAGTCGCTGATGTCGAAATTGATGAAGCCTTCACATCGATTAACCGGCGGAACGGTCGACGAGTGATCAATGTGTCGATGGATGTCGAGCCGAAACGGGCGATTTCCCAAATGATCAGTGCTTTGAATCAGAAGGAACTTCCAGAGTTACGCGAGAGCTATCCCGGTCTCACCTGGACCTTCCAAGGTAGCGATGCCGAGATGCGAGAAGCCACCGAATCGCTATGGGGATACTTCGGGCTCGCTGTGGTGGTGATCTATGCGTTACTCGCGATCGCATTTCGTGACTATGTACAACCGCTGATCGTGCTCGTGGCCATTCCCTTCGGGATCGTCGGAGCTGTGATCGGCCACATTATACTTGAGTACGACATCTCGATTGTCAGTATCATGGGAGTCATCGCGTTGTCCGGGGTTGTTGTCAACGACTCGCTGATTATGGTCGACTATGCCAACCGCCGCCGCGACGAACTGTCGCCGATGGACGCAATTTCGCAAGCTGGTCTTCGCCGCTTTCGGCCAATCATGTTGACCACCGCGACAACGTTCGGCGGTCTGATCCCGCTGATTTTCGAAACGTCGTTTCAAGCACAATACATCATTCCAATGGCAATCTCCTTGGGCTGTGGAATCTTGTTCGCGACTGTCATTATCCTAGTGCTCGTTCCGTGTCTCTATCTCATCTTTGAAGACCTGCGGTTCAGACCCTCGCACAACCAGCCTTGA
- a CDS encoding efflux RND transporter periplasmic adaptor subunit: MINRTQPTAQQIEATRKSAALVETIKVQRGTYTPQLVALGSVEPAQEIVLSPRVRGQVLELSPNFAPGGMVRKGDLLLRIDPADFTSVLSERQSELQQAEASLEIEQGRQTLAKKELDLLGDTIQETNRSLVLREPQIKSIRAEVDAARALVARAELDIARTSITAPFDAQILSRSVNVGSQVAPGDDLARLVGIEEYWVIATVPIRSLRWVQFAEADGQGSAVTLQSPNTWFPGARRYATVSRMIGSLDQETRLARVLMTVEDPLARNTDGPPLILDTLLEAHIEGRPIENVVRLSRDYVHERDTVWVMKDGKLEIREADIVFRDANDAYIRDGLESGEEVVITTLATVANGIGLRKVNESVPQSDDASTEAAD, translated from the coding sequence GTGATCAATCGGACCCAACCGACCGCACAACAGATCGAAGCGACGCGGAAGTCAGCGGCGCTCGTTGAAACGATCAAAGTTCAGCGGGGCACTTACACGCCCCAGTTGGTTGCGTTGGGCTCCGTTGAGCCGGCTCAAGAAATTGTTTTGAGTCCACGGGTACGCGGGCAGGTGCTCGAACTCTCGCCGAATTTTGCACCGGGCGGAATGGTGCGAAAAGGCGACCTGTTGCTACGGATTGATCCGGCCGACTTTACCAGCGTGCTTTCCGAACGCCAAAGCGAACTTCAGCAAGCCGAAGCATCCCTGGAAATCGAACAGGGTCGACAGACGCTCGCCAAAAAAGAGCTGGACCTACTCGGCGATACGATTCAGGAAACAAATCGCTCGTTGGTGTTGCGGGAGCCACAGATCAAATCGATCCGCGCAGAGGTCGACGCCGCTCGGGCATTGGTTGCACGGGCAGAGTTGGACATCGCCCGGACATCGATCACGGCTCCGTTTGATGCCCAGATTCTCAGCCGTTCGGTCAACGTCGGTTCGCAAGTCGCACCGGGAGATGATCTCGCTCGACTCGTGGGGATCGAAGAGTATTGGGTCATCGCAACAGTGCCGATTCGTAGCTTACGTTGGGTGCAGTTTGCCGAGGCTGATGGACAAGGTTCCGCAGTGACTTTGCAAAGTCCCAACACATGGTTTCCAGGTGCAAGGCGTTACGCGACAGTCTCTCGGATGATCGGTTCCCTAGATCAAGAGACGCGTTTGGCGCGAGTGTTGATGACAGTCGAAGACCCGCTCGCCCGAAATACCGATGGCCCGCCGTTGATCCTCGACACTCTTTTGGAAGCTCATATTGAGGGTCGTCCGATCGAAAACGTGGTGCGTCTTAGTCGCGACTATGTCCACGAACGCGACACCGTCTGGGTGATGAAAGACGGAAAACTGGAAATCCGCGAGGCTGACATCGTCTTTCGTGACGCAAACGATGCCTACATTCGCGACGGTTTGGAAAGCGGCGAAGAAGTCGTGATCACCACGCTTGCTACCGTCGCAAACGGTATTGGCTTGCGAAAGGTCAACGAATCCGTCCCCCAGAGTGACGACGCGAGCACGGAGGCGGCGGATTGA